From the Manihot esculenta cultivar AM560-2 chromosome 3, M.esculenta_v8, whole genome shotgun sequence genome, one window contains:
- the LOC110610520 gene encoding tRNA (guanine(37)-N1)-methyltransferase 1 isoform X1: MLDENKFDVHFKLLALRIPREFCKSFTRLLNGYLFDKARVKPITEDPTCDKNRYVILSESVQTPDLSEIPAEKLDELKKLCKIEVVPYSITLGYSYWGADHILKQILPPGVEIPSSFETIGHIAHLNIHDELHPYKDVIAKVIYDKNHPRIRTVVNKVGTITNEFRVPKFEILAGENDMVTEVKQYGATFKLNYGLVYWNSRLEHEHIRLVSQFQPGETICDMFAGIGPFAIPAAQKGCFIYANDLNPHSFQYLRINAKLNKVEDLIFAHNMDARKFISQLMTVPICQDNLESDASPLIACGNHSIQTNRETQGASDNVTSDYEDVQDSCRQADASVAAVKRPSCCFQEESENTHGAAIPFSSTRKGSANKRLKTSELANAKPWEHVDHVIMNLPASALQFLDAFRGVIQRKYWKGPLPWIHCYCFMRANETKESVILDAETALSAHIQDPIFHRVRDVAPNKAMFCLSFRLPEACFKDNALTQ; this comes from the exons ATGTTGGATGAGAACAAGTTTGATGTGCATTTCAAGTTACTGGCACTGAGAATCCCTCGTGAATTCTGCAAGAGCTTCACTCGCTTACTAAATGG GTACTTGTTTGATAAAGCTCGGGTTAAACCCATTACTGAAGATCCTACTTGCGATAAGAATCGTTATGTTATATTATCTGAAAGTGTTCAAACACCTG ATTTGTCGGAAATTCCAGCTGAAAAACTTGATGAGCTAAAGAAATTATGCAAGATTGAAGTGGTTCCTTATTCTATTACTCTTGGATATTCCTACTGGGGTGCAG ATCATATATTGAAGCAGATCCTACCTCCTGGAGTGGAGATCCCTTCATCTTTTGAAACAATAG GTCACATTGCACATCTGAACATACATGATGAACTACATCCTTACAAGGATGTAATTGCTAAAGTTATATATGAT AAGAATCATCCCAGGATTAGAACAGTTGTTAATAAAGTTGGAACTATTACAAATGAGTTTCGAGTACCGAAGTTTGAAATTTTGGCAGGAGAAAATGATATGGTCACAGAAGTGAAGCAATATGGAGCAACATTCAAGCTTAATTATGGCTTGGTTTACTGGAATTCAAGGTTGGAACATGAGCATATAAGGCTAGTTTCCCAATTCCAACCAGGGGAGACAATTTGTGACATGTTTGCTGGAATTGGCCCTTTTGCAATTCCTGCAGCGCAGAAAGGATGTTTTATTTATGCAAATGATTTGAATCCGCACAGTTTTCAATATCTGAGGATTAATGCAAAACTCAACAAGGTTGAGGATCTCATATTTGCACACAACATGGACGCCAGGAAATTTATTTCCCAACTGATGACAGTGCCAATTTGTCAAGACAATTTAGAATCTGATGCATCCCCTCTTATTGCATGTGGTAATCATAGCATACAGACCAACAGGGAAACTCAGGGGGCAAGTGATAATGTCACAAGTGATTATGAGGATGTACAAGATTCATGCAGGCAGGCAGATGCATCTGTAGCTGCAGTCAAAAGGCCTTCATGTTGTTTCCAGGAAG AAAGTGAAAATACCCATGGTGCTGCTATTCCCTTCAGTTCTACGAGAAAAGGAAGTGCAAATAAGAGATTGAAAACTTCTGAATTGGCCAATGCTAAACCTTGGGAGCatgttgatcatgtaataatgaACCTTCCTGCATCTGCCTTACAATTTTTAG ATGCATTTCGGGGTGTTATCCAGAGGAAATATTGGAAGGGGCCTCTTCCTTGGATTCACTGCTATTGCTTCATGCGGGCAAATGAAACCAAAGAATCTGTAATCTTG GATGCTGAAACTGCTTTAAGTGCTCATATCCAAGACCCGATATTTCACAGGGTCAGAGATGTTGCTCCAAATAAG GCAATGTTTTGCTTAAGCTTTAGGCTACCAGAAGCATGCTTCAAAGATAATG CGCTCACTCAGTGA
- the LOC110610520 gene encoding tRNA (guanine(37)-N1)-methyltransferase 2 isoform X2, which produces MLDENKFDVHFKLLALRIPREFCKSFTRLLNGYLFDKARVKPITEDPTCDKNRYVILSESVQTPDLSEIPAEKLDELKKLCKIEVVPYSITLGYSYWGADHILKQILPPGVEIPSSFETIGHIAHLNIHDELHPYKDVIAKVIYDKNHPRIRTVVNKVGTITNEFRVPKFEILAGENDMVTEVKQYGATFKLNYGLVYWNSRLEHEHIRLVSQFQPGETICDMFAGIGPFAIPAAQKGCFIYANDLNPHSFQYLRINAKLNKVEDLIFAHNMDARKFISQLMTVPICQDNLESDASPLIACGNHSIQTNRETQGASDNVTSDYEDVQDSCRQADASVAAVKRPSCCFQEESENTHGAAIPFSSTRKGSANKRLKTSELANAKPWEHVDHVIMNLPASALQFLDAFRGVIQRKYWKGPLPWIHCYCFMRANETKESVILDAETALSAHIQDPIFHRVRDVAPNKRSLSE; this is translated from the exons ATGTTGGATGAGAACAAGTTTGATGTGCATTTCAAGTTACTGGCACTGAGAATCCCTCGTGAATTCTGCAAGAGCTTCACTCGCTTACTAAATGG GTACTTGTTTGATAAAGCTCGGGTTAAACCCATTACTGAAGATCCTACTTGCGATAAGAATCGTTATGTTATATTATCTGAAAGTGTTCAAACACCTG ATTTGTCGGAAATTCCAGCTGAAAAACTTGATGAGCTAAAGAAATTATGCAAGATTGAAGTGGTTCCTTATTCTATTACTCTTGGATATTCCTACTGGGGTGCAG ATCATATATTGAAGCAGATCCTACCTCCTGGAGTGGAGATCCCTTCATCTTTTGAAACAATAG GTCACATTGCACATCTGAACATACATGATGAACTACATCCTTACAAGGATGTAATTGCTAAAGTTATATATGAT AAGAATCATCCCAGGATTAGAACAGTTGTTAATAAAGTTGGAACTATTACAAATGAGTTTCGAGTACCGAAGTTTGAAATTTTGGCAGGAGAAAATGATATGGTCACAGAAGTGAAGCAATATGGAGCAACATTCAAGCTTAATTATGGCTTGGTTTACTGGAATTCAAGGTTGGAACATGAGCATATAAGGCTAGTTTCCCAATTCCAACCAGGGGAGACAATTTGTGACATGTTTGCTGGAATTGGCCCTTTTGCAATTCCTGCAGCGCAGAAAGGATGTTTTATTTATGCAAATGATTTGAATCCGCACAGTTTTCAATATCTGAGGATTAATGCAAAACTCAACAAGGTTGAGGATCTCATATTTGCACACAACATGGACGCCAGGAAATTTATTTCCCAACTGATGACAGTGCCAATTTGTCAAGACAATTTAGAATCTGATGCATCCCCTCTTATTGCATGTGGTAATCATAGCATACAGACCAACAGGGAAACTCAGGGGGCAAGTGATAATGTCACAAGTGATTATGAGGATGTACAAGATTCATGCAGGCAGGCAGATGCATCTGTAGCTGCAGTCAAAAGGCCTTCATGTTGTTTCCAGGAAG AAAGTGAAAATACCCATGGTGCTGCTATTCCCTTCAGTTCTACGAGAAAAGGAAGTGCAAATAAGAGATTGAAAACTTCTGAATTGGCCAATGCTAAACCTTGGGAGCatgttgatcatgtaataatgaACCTTCCTGCATCTGCCTTACAATTTTTAG ATGCATTTCGGGGTGTTATCCAGAGGAAATATTGGAAGGGGCCTCTTCCTTGGATTCACTGCTATTGCTTCATGCGGGCAAATGAAACCAAAGAATCTGTAATCTTG GATGCTGAAACTGCTTTAAGTGCTCATATCCAAGACCCGATATTTCACAGGGTCAGAGATGTTGCTCCAAATAAG CGCTCACTCAGTGAGTga